In Saccharothrix violaceirubra, the following are encoded in one genomic region:
- a CDS encoding helix-turn-helix domain-containing protein: MADEGVIGIGDRMRAARRLAGLTQAQMARETNYSLSYVQKAERGSEPASPALVTAWARATKVSPDDLTGAPYKEVIQKDGPLDGLTDLQAILAEGRYVRAEEPLSLGELGRELTRINSLYRGDRGRQALALLPRLIRQLHGALEVARSDEARGDLYSLLASAYVTAERIARRFGYMQLSTPSLDRLDMYAERAGDPLFTSQALIKRARVLMYHGAYEVGLDLVERGLDRIEGSGEGSLAVRGYGHLAGAIVAARGRKIEVARAHLEEARVIAGHVRGESDAYGTLFGAGNVGIHAVAVELEAGDPGKAAEAGFALTLPAEIAPPRAGHHWQDTARACLMAGDSARALEALNRARRVAPQQTRLHPMVRETVRGIATMESRRSGNLANFATWLGSNSASM; encoded by the coding sequence GTGGCAGACGAAGGCGTCATCGGAATCGGTGACCGCATGCGGGCGGCTCGGCGGCTGGCGGGTCTGACACAGGCTCAGATGGCTCGTGAGACCAACTACTCCCTGTCGTACGTCCAGAAGGCCGAGCGTGGGTCCGAGCCCGCTTCGCCGGCCCTGGTGACCGCTTGGGCGCGCGCGACCAAGGTCTCTCCGGACGACCTCACCGGTGCTCCCTACAAGGAGGTCATCCAGAAGGACGGGCCGTTGGACGGTCTGACCGACCTCCAAGCCATCCTCGCCGAGGGCAGGTACGTCCGAGCCGAGGAGCCGTTGTCGCTCGGCGAGTTGGGCAGGGAGTTGACCAGGATCAATAGCCTGTACCGAGGTGATCGTGGCCGGCAGGCGCTGGCGTTGCTTCCCCGACTGATCAGGCAGCTTCATGGCGCACTCGAAGTCGCGCGTTCCGACGAAGCGCGTGGCGACCTCTACTCGCTGCTCGCCAGTGCCTATGTGACCGCGGAGCGGATCGCGCGTCGTTTCGGCTATATGCAACTGTCGACACCGAGCCTCGACCGCCTCGACATGTACGCGGAACGGGCGGGCGATCCGTTGTTCACCTCCCAGGCCCTCATCAAACGCGCCCGCGTCCTGATGTACCACGGTGCCTATGAGGTCGGCTTGGACCTGGTGGAACGTGGCCTCGATCGAATCGAGGGTTCCGGGGAGGGCTCGCTTGCGGTTCGTGGCTACGGCCACCTCGCGGGAGCGATTGTCGCGGCACGGGGACGAAAGATCGAGGTCGCCCGTGCACACTTGGAGGAGGCCCGCGTGATCGCCGGTCACGTGCGCGGCGAGTCGGACGCCTACGGAACCCTGTTCGGCGCGGGCAATGTCGGAATCCACGCTGTGGCCGTCGAACTCGAAGCAGGTGATCCGGGCAAGGCCGCCGAAGCCGGGTTCGCGCTTACCCTCCCAGCGGAGATCGCACCCCCACGAGCCGGACACCACTGGCAGGACACCGCCAGGGCCTGCCTCATGGCGGGAGACAGTGCTCGCGCACTCGAAGCGCTCAACCGCGCGCGTAGGGTGGCCCCTCAACAGACCCGCTTGCACCCGATGGTGCGGGAGACTGTGCGGGGCATCGCGACGATGGAGAGCCGACGGTCTGGCAACCTGGCCAACTTCGCGACCTGGCTCGGCTCCAACTCGGCTTCCATGTGA
- a CDS encoding zinc finger protein has protein sequence MARRFRWLPHDGKRHAVPAGLAAGTDGTTLCGLAVTVPATSPPRHPHGCWPTCTACDTAWRRAEGIPLPAERGTRNVRASDNRPAEGTTAVVVVGRLPDGRVRSSVVAHVPGLLDAALDVAGDLTADHFEADGA, from the coding sequence GTGGCACGCAGGTTCCGATGGCTGCCCCACGACGGCAAACGGCACGCCGTCCCGGCCGGACTCGCGGCCGGGACCGACGGGACGACATTGTGCGGCCTGGCCGTGACCGTCCCGGCCACCTCTCCTCCCCGTCACCCGCACGGGTGTTGGCCCACCTGCACCGCCTGCGACACCGCCTGGCGACGTGCCGAAGGAATCCCCCTGCCCGCCGAACGCGGAACGCGGAACGTCCGCGCGAGCGACAACCGCCCGGCGGAGGGCACCACGGCGGTCGTGGTCGTGGGCCGACTGCCCGACGGGCGCGTCCGCTCGTCGGTCGTCGCCCACGTCCCCGGTCTGCTCGACGCCGCCCTCGACGTGGCCGGCGACCTCACCGCCGATCACTTCGAGGCGGACGGGGCATGA
- a CDS encoding methyl-accepting chemotaxis protein, translating into MGKLINRWRVGRRIGVTLAVLLALTGTVAAVGLVGLRGQHQSAEEIARLSQLDNTAMQVKYRSADFNGWQTAYSFDVARGIAGAAEESASARTAFLKSAQAFQTELGALGALELTDGLRARVDQIGKDFDRFMKLDEQIVAAYRSGDPASVATANQLVAVDEIEIFNAIAAQVDQMVAEVDQAVADATANADTQSGQATLVMILLAVAALLIGGFCGIVLLRSITRPLTSLRAGLSDITEGDLTRRLDASGGDELGEVARSFNALATRMQELIGRVAQRAVDVASASAQLGGVSRQLAENADDTSGRASEASASAEEVSRMAGAMASAAEELRAAIDEITQNASRAAEVAGAAARDVVAADDTVTRLVASTSEIGEVVKLISSIAEQTNLLALNATIEAARAGESGKGFAVVAGEVKALAQQTASATEDITSRIRAIDTGSADAIAAIRQISAVVGSINDTQNVIAAAVEEQTAVTAELSRAVQETATGALRIAEGITGVAQGTETTSAAAGEARSTADDLTTASSDLNHLVSAFRY; encoded by the coding sequence ATGGGCAAGCTCATCAATCGTTGGCGGGTGGGCCGCCGCATCGGCGTGACGCTCGCCGTCCTGCTGGCACTGACGGGCACGGTCGCGGCCGTCGGGCTGGTGGGCCTGCGAGGGCAGCACCAGTCGGCGGAGGAGATCGCCCGGCTGTCCCAGCTGGACAACACGGCGATGCAGGTCAAGTACCGGTCCGCGGACTTCAACGGCTGGCAGACCGCCTACTCGTTCGACGTCGCGCGCGGCATCGCCGGGGCGGCCGAGGAGAGCGCGTCCGCGCGCACAGCGTTCCTCAAGTCCGCGCAGGCGTTCCAGACCGAACTGGGTGCGCTGGGCGCACTGGAGCTGACCGACGGCCTGCGGGCCCGGGTCGACCAGATCGGCAAGGACTTCGACCGGTTCATGAAGCTGGACGAGCAGATCGTCGCCGCGTACCGGTCGGGTGACCCGGCCTCGGTCGCCACCGCGAACCAGCTCGTCGCCGTCGACGAGATCGAGATCTTCAACGCGATCGCCGCCCAGGTCGACCAGATGGTCGCCGAGGTGGACCAGGCCGTGGCCGACGCGACCGCGAACGCCGACACGCAGTCCGGGCAGGCCACCCTCGTGATGATCCTGCTGGCCGTCGCGGCGCTGCTCATCGGCGGGTTCTGCGGCATCGTGCTGCTGCGCTCGATCACCCGTCCGCTGACCTCGCTGCGTGCCGGCCTGTCCGACATCACCGAAGGCGACCTGACCCGGCGCCTGGACGCGTCGGGCGGTGACGAACTCGGCGAGGTCGCCCGCAGCTTCAACGCCCTGGCCACCCGCATGCAGGAACTGATCGGCCGCGTCGCCCAGCGCGCCGTCGATGTGGCGAGCGCTTCGGCCCAGCTCGGCGGCGTGAGCCGGCAGCTCGCCGAGAACGCCGACGACACCAGTGGTCGGGCGAGCGAGGCCAGCGCGTCGGCCGAGGAGGTGTCCCGGATGGCCGGTGCCATGGCGTCCGCCGCCGAGGAACTGCGCGCCGCCATCGACGAGATCACCCAGAACGCCAGCCGTGCCGCCGAGGTCGCCGGCGCCGCCGCCCGCGACGTGGTCGCCGCGGACGACACCGTGACCAGGCTCGTGGCGTCGACCAGCGAGATCGGCGAGGTCGTGAAGCTGATCAGCTCGATCGCGGAGCAGACCAACCTGCTGGCTCTGAACGCCACCATCGAGGCCGCACGTGCCGGCGAGTCCGGCAAGGGCTTCGCGGTCGTGGCGGGCGAGGTCAAGGCCCTGGCCCAGCAGACGGCTTCGGCGACCGAGGACATCACGTCCCGCATCCGCGCCATCGACACCGGAAGCGCCGACGCCATCGCCGCCATCCGGCAGATCTCCGCGGTGGTCGGCTCGATCAACGACACGCAGAACGTGATCGCCGCGGCGGTCGAGGAGCAGACCGCGGTGACGGCCGAGCTGAGCCGTGCGGTCCAGGAGACGGCCACGGGTGCGCTCCGCATCGCGGAGGGCATCACGGGTGTCGCCCAGGGCACCGAGACCACCAGCGCGGCGGCCGGGGAGGCCCGTTCGACGGCGGACGACCTGACCACGGCGTCGAGTGACCTGAACCACCTGGTCAGTGCTTTCCGGTACTGA
- a CDS encoding permease prefix domain 1-containing protein: protein MADAGVIDRYLADLDRRLRGPGPVKGDLLAEARDSLADAAEAYRAGGVPEAEAQRLAVAEFGPAHVIARDYQSVLALAQGSRTLRAMLFAVPLMYSIWGLNQVFWIGEWPPLPGGVMPDWYRVIAHINDRIGWIAAATALLTLVASRYLARRGTSTEALGRLTGSVSVGMVGLALFCNVSIMVATLHLDPERMMSSPPMTSASLVSLLVLGRLMVLARRCFSFASG, encoded by the coding sequence GTGGCCGACGCGGGCGTGATCGACCGGTACCTGGCCGACCTCGACCGGCGGCTGCGCGGACCCGGCCCGGTCAAGGGCGACCTGCTCGCCGAGGCGCGCGACAGCCTGGCGGACGCGGCCGAGGCGTACCGCGCCGGCGGCGTGCCCGAGGCCGAGGCACAACGGCTGGCCGTGGCCGAGTTCGGACCGGCGCACGTGATCGCCCGGGACTACCAGTCCGTGCTCGCACTGGCACAGGGCTCGCGGACGTTGCGCGCGATGCTGTTCGCCGTGCCGCTGATGTACTCGATCTGGGGCCTGAACCAGGTGTTCTGGATCGGCGAGTGGCCGCCCCTGCCGGGCGGGGTCATGCCCGACTGGTACCGGGTGATCGCCCACATCAACGATCGGATCGGCTGGATCGCGGCGGCGACGGCGTTGCTCACCCTGGTCGCGAGCCGGTACCTGGCCCGACGCGGCACGTCGACCGAGGCACTCGGGCGGCTGACCGGATCGGTGTCGGTGGGCATGGTCGGCTTGGCGCTGTTCTGCAACGTGTCCATCATGGTCGCCACCCTGCACCTGGACCCCGAACGGATGATGTCCTCCCCGCCCATGACCTCGGCCAGTCTGGTGTCCTTGCTGGTCCTGGGAAGGTTGATGGTGCTCGCGCGTCGTTGCTTCTCGTTCGCGTCCGGCTGA
- a CDS encoding PadR family transcriptional regulator, giving the protein MKSDALRGHLDALLLAVLDGGPLHGYAIIEALQARSGGALDLPTGTVYPALRRLETAGLVVSDWSTVGGRRRRTYKLTRTGQKALAAERTAWREFTTAIEGVLGGGPWPTRA; this is encoded by the coding sequence ATGAAGTCCGATGCGTTGCGCGGTCACCTCGACGCGCTCCTGCTCGCGGTGCTGGACGGGGGACCCCTGCACGGGTACGCGATCATCGAGGCGTTGCAGGCCCGCAGCGGCGGCGCGCTCGACCTGCCCACCGGCACCGTCTACCCGGCGTTGCGGCGACTGGAGACGGCCGGGCTCGTGGTCAGCGACTGGAGCACCGTCGGCGGTCGGCGACGGCGCACGTACAAGTTGACCAGGACCGGGCAGAAGGCGCTCGCGGCCGAGCGGACCGCGTGGCGCGAGTTCACCACCGCGATCGAGGGCGTGCTCGGAGGTGGGCCGTGGCCGACGCGGGCGTGA
- a CDS encoding cytochrome ubiquinol oxidase subunit I, translating to MDALGLARLQFAVTTSFHFLFVLLTLGLVTLVAVTQTRATVTKNPVQWRMTRFWGRLYVVNYALGIATGIVMEFQFGLNWSGLAEVAGDVFGAPLATETLVAFFLESTFLGLWIFGWDRLNRWAHLALIWLTALTAYASVLWIMVANGFLQHPVGHVDDGGVLRLVDFGALLTNPTFRVAFAHVFSAALTVGGVFVTGVSAYHLIKRTKENEFFRSSLRLGVVTTALATPFLIGAGFGQFPVIGEFQPDKSAAAGTLGGIGLGLMILTGFTLFLASWLGLPLLLRDWVIRLRFPLYLMVLSIPLPFLAAIGGWLYRELGRQPWLVYGVLRTEDAMSPVSESGMLTSFIAFTALFAVLAVADWVLIARLARRGPEPVDAPATPVSPLVPAL from the coding sequence ATGGACGCACTCGGTCTCGCCCGGTTGCAGTTCGCGGTCACCACCTCCTTCCACTTCCTGTTCGTGCTGCTGACGCTCGGACTCGTGACGCTGGTGGCGGTGACCCAGACCCGGGCGACAGTGACGAAGAACCCGGTCCAGTGGCGGATGACCCGCTTCTGGGGCCGGCTGTACGTGGTGAACTACGCGCTGGGCATCGCGACCGGCATCGTCATGGAGTTCCAGTTCGGACTGAACTGGTCGGGCCTTGCCGAGGTGGCGGGCGACGTGTTCGGTGCGCCGCTGGCGACCGAGACGCTGGTCGCGTTCTTCCTCGAATCCACGTTCCTGGGCCTGTGGATCTTCGGCTGGGACCGGCTGAACCGGTGGGCCCACCTCGCGCTGATCTGGCTGACCGCCCTCACCGCCTACGCGTCGGTGCTGTGGATCATGGTCGCCAACGGCTTCCTCCAGCACCCCGTCGGGCACGTGGACGACGGCGGCGTCCTGCGCCTGGTCGACTTCGGCGCACTGCTGACCAACCCCACGTTCAGGGTCGCGTTCGCACACGTGTTCTCGGCCGCGCTGACCGTCGGCGGCGTCTTCGTCACCGGCGTCAGCGCCTACCACCTCATCAAGCGCACCAAGGAGAACGAGTTCTTCCGCTCCTCCCTGCGCCTGGGCGTGGTCACGACCGCGCTCGCCACCCCGTTCCTGATCGGCGCGGGCTTCGGCCAGTTCCCGGTGATCGGCGAGTTCCAGCCGGACAAGTCGGCGGCGGCCGGCACCCTCGGCGGCATCGGCCTCGGCCTGATGATCCTGACCGGCTTCACGCTGTTCCTGGCGAGCTGGCTCGGCCTGCCGCTGCTGCTGCGCGACTGGGTCATCCGACTGCGCTTCCCGCTGTACCTGATGGTGCTGTCGATCCCGCTGCCGTTCCTGGCCGCGATCGGCGGGTGGCTCTACCGCGAACTCGGCCGTCAGCCGTGGCTGGTCTACGGCGTACTGCGCACCGAGGACGCGATGTCGCCGGTCTCCGAGAGCGGGATGCTCACGTCCTTCATCGCCTTCACGGCCCTGTTCGCCGTGCTCGCGGTCGCCGACTGGGTGCTGATCGCCCGGCTGGCCCGCCGCGGTCCCGAACCGGTCGACGCGCCCGCGACGCCCGTGTCCCCGCTCGTCCCGGCGCTCTAG
- a CDS encoding cytochrome d ubiquinol oxidase subunit II, translating into MHALWVVLLSLLTAGYFALAGFDYGVGLLARFVGRDEAEHRRVLRAMTPFFLGNEVWLIAAAGVLFGAFPRLEGELLHAHHGTVVVLLCGLVAFTAAVQLRGTAPLWDVPLVGGALAVAAGWGVLLGDVVGGSPVLWAAGMVALFTLHGAVFLAWRLQGPLRARAIRYAGWAAVASGVFVVLALALGATVREPVLGVLGAVVAAAVLIGLRFALRAGAFRVAFGCSAAACVLPVLTVFAAQDVVTPEVMAHASTLRALSWVALAVIPVALAFQAFTWRLARAAR; encoded by the coding sequence GTGCACGCTCTCTGGGTCGTACTCCTCAGTCTGCTCACCGCCGGGTACTTCGCGTTGGCCGGCTTCGACTACGGCGTGGGCCTGCTGGCCCGGTTCGTCGGCCGCGACGAGGCCGAACACCGTCGCGTGCTGCGGGCGATGACGCCGTTCTTCCTCGGCAACGAGGTGTGGCTGATCGCGGCGGCGGGCGTGCTGTTCGGCGCGTTCCCCCGCCTGGAAGGCGAACTGCTGCACGCCCACCACGGCACGGTCGTCGTGCTGCTGTGCGGGCTGGTGGCGTTCACGGCCGCGGTGCAACTGCGCGGCACGGCGCCGCTGTGGGACGTGCCGCTGGTCGGCGGCGCGCTGGCCGTCGCCGCGGGCTGGGGCGTGCTGTTGGGCGACGTGGTCGGCGGCTCGCCGGTGCTGTGGGCGGCCGGGATGGTCGCGCTGTTCACGCTGCACGGTGCCGTGTTCCTCGCGTGGCGGTTGCAGGGTCCGCTGCGCGCCCGCGCGATCCGCTACGCCGGGTGGGCCGCGGTCGCGTCCGGGGTGTTCGTCGTCCTCGCCCTGGCGCTGGGCGCCACCGTCCGCGAACCCGTCCTGGGCGTGCTCGGCGCGGTGGTCGCGGCGGCGGTCCTGATCGGACTGCGGTTCGCGCTGCGGGCCGGCGCGTTCCGGGTCGCGTTCGGGTGCAGCGCGGCGGCGTGCGTGCTGCCGGTGCTCACGGTGTTCGCCGCGCAGGACGTGGTGACGCCCGAGGTGATGGCGCACGCCTCGACGTTGCGCGCGCTGTCGTGGGTGGCGCTCGCGGTGATCCCGGTGGCGTTGGCGTTCCAGGCGTTCACGTGGCGGTTGGCCCGTGCGGCACGCTGA
- the cydD gene encoding thiol reductant ABC exporter subunit CydD, protein MRHADRRYVLVLGLLGVLTAAVVLVQAEVLVGALTGAPDWWALIAVVAARALVVTGSRIVTQREAATVKALLRKRLLRDAAARRGARAGEVTTLVVRGLDAVEPYFAGYLPQLVVAVTVPVAVLVRLSFADLGSALPIVATLPLIPVFAALVGKHTRDRTRRQWDALVTLGGHFLDVVRGSGTLRMFGRARAQARTVRAMADAHRAETMRTLRVAFLSALVLELVATLSVALVAVPVGLRLLDGGVTLHVALLVLLLAPEAYLPLRAAGAQFHASAEGLAVLENAVSENAATRPAAATAAGRPPDLRTAEIVFDHVTVHYPDRDAPALADFVLRVRPGERIALVGPSGAGKSTVLGLLLGEVAPTSGRVLVDGVDLRELDRAAWLRQLAWVPQRPTLFPGTVGGNIALGGPGDVREAASAVGVAHLLDERHPLSSGERQRVAVARALVRPDARLLLLDEPTARLDNGTEETVLRAAREWSRTRTALLVAHRPALLDVVDRIVEVR, encoded by the coding sequence GTGCGGCACGCTGACCGCCGCTACGTCCTGGTCCTCGGCCTGCTGGGTGTGCTCACGGCCGCGGTCGTACTCGTGCAGGCCGAGGTCCTGGTCGGCGCGCTGACCGGCGCCCCGGACTGGTGGGCGCTCATCGCCGTCGTCGCCGCACGCGCGCTGGTGGTGACCGGCTCCCGGATCGTCACCCAGCGCGAGGCGGCCACCGTGAAGGCGTTGCTGCGCAAGCGTTTGCTGCGGGACGCGGCGGCGCGGCGCGGCGCCCGTGCGGGCGAGGTCACCACGCTCGTGGTGCGCGGCCTGGACGCGGTCGAGCCGTACTTCGCCGGGTACCTGCCGCAGCTCGTCGTGGCGGTGACCGTGCCGGTCGCGGTGCTGGTCCGGCTGTCGTTCGCGGACCTGGGTTCCGCGTTGCCGATCGTGGCGACGTTGCCGCTGATCCCGGTGTTCGCGGCCCTGGTCGGCAAGCACACCCGCGACCGGACGCGGCGGCAGTGGGACGCGCTGGTCACGCTCGGCGGCCACTTCCTCGACGTGGTGCGCGGGTCGGGCACGCTGCGGATGTTCGGCCGGGCGCGGGCCCAGGCCCGGACCGTGCGGGCCATGGCGGACGCCCACCGCGCCGAGACGATGCGGACGTTGCGCGTGGCGTTCCTGTCCGCGTTGGTCCTCGAACTGGTCGCCACGCTGTCCGTGGCGCTGGTCGCGGTGCCGGTCGGCCTGCGGCTGCTCGACGGCGGCGTGACGCTCCACGTCGCGCTGCTCGTGCTGCTGCTCGCCCCCGAGGCGTACCTGCCGCTGCGCGCGGCCGGTGCGCAGTTCCACGCGAGCGCGGAAGGGCTGGCGGTGTTGGAGAACGCGGTGTCGGAGAACGCGGCTACGCGCCCGGCCGCCGCGACGGCCGCGGGTCGGCCGCCGGACCTGCGCACGGCCGAGATCGTGTTCGACCACGTCACCGTGCACTACCCGGACCGCGACGCGCCCGCCCTGGCCGACTTCGTCCTGCGGGTGCGGCCGGGCGAGCGGATCGCCCTGGTCGGCCCGTCCGGCGCGGGCAAGAGCACCGTGCTCGGCCTGCTGCTCGGCGAGGTGGCGCCGACCTCCGGACGGGTCCTGGTCGACGGCGTCGACCTGCGGGAACTCGACCGGGCGGCGTGGCTGCGGCAGCTCGCGTGGGTACCGCAGCGACCGACCCTGTTCCCCGGCACGGTCGGCGGCAACATCGCGCTCGGCGGTCCCGGCGACGTGCGGGAGGCCGCGTCGGCGGTCGGCGTGGCCCACCTGCTCGACGAGCGCCACCCGCTGTCCTCGGGCGAACGTCAACGCGTCGCCGTGGCCCGCGCGCTGGTCCGCCCCGACGCCCGCCTGCTGCTGCTGGACGAACCGACCGCCCGGCTGGACAACGGCACCGAGGAGACCGTGCTCCGCGCCGCCCGTGAGTGGTCGAGGACGCGGACCGCGCTGCTCGTCGCCCACCGGCCCGCCCTGCTCGACGTCGTGGACCGGATCGTGGAGGTGCGATGA